The proteins below come from a single Prochlorococcus marinus str. MIT 9215 genomic window:
- a CDS encoding serine hydrolase, whose protein sequence is MSFYYLNKEMGLALNDILGRVCSYDKDFSREDIAITWINYKSENKVVFKGFGCGINSKKVFYPASVVKLVYALATYYWIEKGRLLLSDEIIDAVKKMLAFSSNNATSFLVDLLTGTTSGPCIEGELWENWKYQRSIINDWLHDLNWEELIGINCCQKTWDDGPFGREKEFYGYENKNRNAMTTDSAARILEEIMIHIDYQKNNLNLRSYLKRNLNKVVLKNDPTNQIDGFLGAGLPESINFWSKAGLMSEVRHDAAWWTNSQSLQTLLVIFCNGEKYFKNSSFLPLLAKEVYEFNNRYLTAY, encoded by the coding sequence ATGTCTTTTTACTATTTAAATAAAGAGATGGGTCTAGCCTTAAATGATATTTTAGGGAGAGTATGCTCTTATGATAAAGATTTTTCTAGAGAAGATATTGCCATAACTTGGATCAACTACAAAAGTGAAAATAAAGTCGTATTTAAAGGGTTTGGATGTGGTATTAATAGTAAAAAAGTGTTTTATCCTGCCAGCGTAGTCAAGTTGGTTTATGCCCTTGCTACATATTATTGGATTGAAAAAGGACGTTTATTGTTATCAGATGAGATCATAGATGCTGTGAAGAAAATGTTAGCTTTCTCGAGTAATAATGCAACAAGCTTTTTAGTTGATTTGCTTACTGGAACCACAAGTGGACCATGTATTGAAGGGGAATTGTGGGAAAATTGGAAATATCAAAGGAGTATAATAAATGATTGGCTCCATGATTTAAATTGGGAGGAATTGATTGGTATAAATTGCTGCCAGAAGACTTGGGATGATGGACCATTTGGTCGTGAAAAAGAATTTTATGGATATGAAAATAAAAATAGGAATGCAATGACAACTGATTCAGCAGCAAGGATTTTGGAGGAAATAATGATTCATATTGATTATCAAAAAAATAACTTAAATTTAAGAAGTTATTTAAAAAGAAATTTAAATAAAGTTGTACTTAAAAACGATCCTACTAATCAAATAGATGGTTTTTTAGGTGCAGGATTACCTGAAAGTATAAATTTCTGGAGTAAAGCGGGCTTAATGTCAGAAGTTAGGCATGATGCTGCTTGGTGGACTAATAGTCAATCTCTTCAAACTTTATTAGTCATTTTTTGTAATGGAGAAAAATATTTCAAAAATTCTTCCTTTTTACCATTATTAGCAAAAGAAGTATATGAATTTAATAATAGATATCTTACTGCGTATTAA
- a CDS encoding glycosyltransferase family 2 protein — MSDINELISIIIPVFNESESIGFLIDEVISVMKANNFNFELIVVNDGSKDHTHRVLKQLTIKVKELSVICLRKNYGQTAAMAAGFDNSKGDIVITLDGDLQNDPNDIPKLISEINNGYDLICGWRFDRKDKLINRKIPSKIANKLIAQVTGLNLHDYGCSLKAFKRAIVDDIKLYGELHRFLPVLANIEGARIKEIKVNHRSRKYGSSKYGIDRTFRVLMDLLTVWFMTKFLTRPMYGFGFVGIISILISLAMSSYLIVLKMMGEDIGNRPLLMFALILGITGVQLFSFGLLSELLIRTYHESQSRPIYRIRSKSSTNQN, encoded by the coding sequence ATGTCAGATATAAACGAACTAATCTCTATTATTATCCCTGTGTTCAACGAAAGTGAGAGCATCGGTTTTTTAATAGATGAAGTTATAAGTGTAATGAAAGCTAATAATTTCAATTTCGAATTGATTGTTGTAAATGATGGTTCTAAAGATCATACTCATCGAGTATTAAAACAACTAACTATTAAAGTTAAGGAACTTTCAGTGATTTGTCTTCGTAAAAATTATGGACAAACCGCAGCAATGGCAGCAGGCTTTGATAATTCCAAAGGCGATATTGTAATTACTTTAGACGGCGATTTACAGAATGACCCAAACGATATTCCTAAATTAATATCAGAAATTAATAATGGCTATGATTTGATTTGTGGATGGAGGTTTGATAGAAAAGATAAATTAATTAATAGAAAGATACCATCAAAAATAGCGAATAAATTAATAGCTCAAGTAACAGGTTTGAATTTACATGATTATGGATGCTCATTAAAAGCTTTCAAGAGAGCAATAGTAGATGATATCAAGCTGTATGGTGAACTTCATAGGTTTCTGCCCGTTTTAGCAAATATTGAAGGTGCAAGAATTAAAGAAATTAAAGTAAATCATAGAAGTAGGAAATATGGATCTAGTAAATATGGAATAGATAGAACTTTTAGAGTTTTAATGGATTTACTTACTGTTTGGTTTATGACTAAATTTTTAACAAGACCAATGTATGGATTTGGATTTGTTGGAATTATAAGTATTTTGATCAGCCTAGCAATGAGTTCTTATTTGATAGTTTTAAAAATGATGGGTGAGGATATTGGAAATCGTCCATTGCTAATGTTTGCATTAATATTGGGAATTACCGGGGTTCAATTATTTAGCTTTGGATTATTAAGCGAACTTTTAATTAGGACATATCATGAAAGTCAAAGTCGTCCTATTTACAGAATTAGATCAAAAAGTAGTACTAATCAAAATTGA
- a CDS encoding photosystem I reaction center subunit VIII gives MPSDLPSLLPSIFVPLIGIAMPAVFIVLIGRFITATE, from the coding sequence ATGCCATCTGATTTACCAAGTCTTCTCCCTTCAATTTTTGTTCCATTAATTGGTATAGCAATGCCTGCTGTTTTTATTGTATTGATTGGAAGATTTATAACAGCAACTGAATAA
- a CDS encoding recombinase family protein → MQVFDTVKNISLNTLSFQFKRKKNLLTENKKKKSIGYARATDNESFYLEEQIQFLKDEGCNLIFSELLSIDSEKKPEFHKALKALTKGDELVVTKLDRAFSSRNECIRVINKLLNQDIQLRTLSGFFTNKDSPNKSSLVFNILCELNNLDYECLKERKRENVLKRKLNGNNLGGRPKISTLKESLVIRLRKEGYSYRSIRAQTGIALSTIRRVILDGEGK, encoded by the coding sequence ATGCAAGTATTTGATACAGTAAAAAATATATCTTTAAATACTTTGTCTTTTCAATTCAAAAGAAAAAAAAATCTTTTAACTGAGAATAAAAAGAAAAAATCTATAGGATATGCTAGAGCAACTGATAATGAAAGTTTTTACCTAGAAGAACAAATACAATTCTTAAAAGATGAAGGTTGCAATTTAATCTTTTCTGAACTCTTAAGTATTGATTCTGAAAAAAAGCCTGAATTCCATAAAGCTTTAAAAGCTTTAACCAAAGGAGATGAATTAGTCGTAACCAAACTAGATCGAGCATTTTCTAGTAGAAATGAATGTATAAGAGTAATAAATAAACTTTTAAATCAAGATATCCAGTTACGAACTTTATCTGGATTTTTTACCAATAAAGATTCTCCAAATAAATCATCTTTAGTTTTTAATATTTTATGTGAATTAAATAATTTAGATTACGAGTGCCTTAAAGAAAGAAAAAGAGAAAACGTCTTAAAAAGAAAATTGAATGGGAATAATTTAGGAGGGAGGCCCAAGATAAGTACATTAAAGGAATCTCTAGTAATCAGATTGCGTAAGGAAGGCTATTCATATCGATCAATCAGAGCACAAACAGGAATAGCCTTATCAACTATTAGAAGAGTAATATTAGATGGGGAAGGCAAATAA
- a CDS encoding C40 family peptidase produces MENYTDPISLFKQTNFSKTIWWQLKVNTSGYQNERENKLVTQIFKNRIFKLIYPNTYQSNHKFSRILVQLYEDGYICWINLDGLIIEKYELRKNENLNNENFSIQDKIPFILKWIKDQTELTNEYLWGGTLGPNFDCSGLIQTAFFKHHIYIPRDSYQIKGFCKHLFYFKESYADLKPGDLLFFGNEEKCDHIGIYKGDGLYYHSSGKNFGRNGIGLDTIENSNDKISLHYKSKLISAGRVLRSYRYDRTIR; encoded by the coding sequence ATGGAAAACTATACAGATCCTATCTCACTATTTAAACAAACTAATTTTTCAAAGACTATTTGGTGGCAATTAAAAGTTAACACTTCTGGATATCAAAATGAAAGAGAAAATAAGTTAGTTACACAAATTTTTAAAAATAGAATTTTTAAACTGATTTATCCAAATACCTATCAATCTAACCACAAATTTTCAAGGATCTTAGTTCAATTATATGAAGATGGTTATATCTGTTGGATAAATTTAGATGGATTGATTATAGAGAAATACGAATTAAGAAAAAATGAAAATTTAAACAATGAAAACTTCTCTATACAAGATAAAATTCCATTTATTTTAAAATGGATCAAAGATCAAACCGAGTTAACCAATGAATACCTTTGGGGAGGTACATTAGGACCCAATTTTGATTGTTCCGGATTAATTCAGACAGCTTTTTTTAAGCATCATATTTATATCCCACGAGACTCTTATCAAATAAAAGGATTTTGTAAACACCTTTTTTATTTCAAAGAATCTTATGCAGATCTTAAACCAGGCGATCTTTTATTTTTTGGAAATGAAGAAAAATGTGATCATATTGGAATCTATAAAGGGGATGGATTGTATTACCATAGTTCTGGAAAGAATTTTGGCAGAAATGGTATAGGATTAGATACTATAGAAAATTCAAATGATAAAATATCATTGCACTATAAATCCAAACTAATTTCAGCGGGAAGAGTTTTAAGAAGTTATAGATATGATAGAACTATACGTTAA
- a CDS encoding photosystem I reaction center protein subunit XI has product MSDFQKSFSESTSSIKFDEKYIDNSVQPNDIGVADQWAVKTVDDPCVGNLATPVNSGYFTKAFINNLPFYREGISPNFRGLETGAAFGYLLYGPFTMTGPLRNSEFAVTAGLLSAIGAVHIMTALLVLYNAPGKAPNVQPPDATVNNPPKDLFTRAGWADFTSGFWLGGCGGAVFAWLLVGTLHLDTLMPIIKNIWTAG; this is encoded by the coding sequence ATGAGCGACTTTCAAAAATCATTCTCAGAATCAACAAGTTCTATTAAGTTTGATGAAAAATACATAGATAATTCTGTGCAGCCAAATGATATTGGTGTTGCAGATCAATGGGCGGTAAAAACGGTTGATGATCCATGTGTTGGGAATCTAGCTACACCAGTTAATAGCGGCTATTTTACAAAAGCTTTTATTAATAATCTGCCCTTTTATAGAGAAGGTATTTCTCCAAATTTCAGAGGTTTAGAAACTGGAGCTGCCTTTGGATATCTCTTATATGGTCCTTTTACTATGACTGGGCCACTAAGAAATTCTGAATTTGCAGTAACTGCAGGGCTACTCTCAGCTATAGGAGCGGTTCATATCATGACAGCACTTTTAGTTTTATATAATGCACCTGGCAAAGCACCTAATGTTCAACCTCCAGATGCTACTGTTAATAATCCACCAAAGGATTTATTTACAAGAGCTGGTTGGGCGGATTTCACAAGTGGATTTTGGTTGGGAGGCTGTGGTGGAGCTGTTTTTGCCTGGCTTCTTGTTGGTACATTACACTTAGACACTCTCATGCCTATCATTAAAAATATTTGGACTGCAGGATAA